DNA from Bacteroidales bacterium:
AAAAATAGTAACTTTACAAACAATTCCTTTATTTTTGATGTATGAAACAATATCATGAACTCTTAGATAAAGTATTAAAAACGGGAGTCTCCAAAGCCGACAGGACGGGCACAGGAACTTTAAGCATTTTCGGGTACCAGATGCGCTTTGATTTAGAAGAAGGCTTCCCTGTGCTTACTACAAAAAAACTGCACCTGCGTTCGATAATTCATGAACTGCTCTGGTTTTTAAAAGGCGACACCAACATTGAATATCTCCACGAAAATAAAGTTACTATCTGGGATGAGTGGGCGGATGAAAACGGCGACTTAGGCCCGGTTTACGGTAAACAATGGCGTTCGTGGCAGAATGCAGAAGGAAAAACCATTGACCAGATTTCCGAACTGATACACATGATAAAAACCAACCCCAATTCGCGCCGCTTGATTGTCAACGCGTGGAATGTGGGGGATTTGGAGAAAATGGCGCTCCCCCCCTGCCATATTTTGTTTCAGTTTTATGTTGCGGGAGGCAAACTCTCCTGCCAGCTTTACCAGCGAAGCGCAGATATTTTTCTGGGCGTCCCTTTTAACATTGCTTCCTACGCTTTATTTACCATGATGATAGCTCAGGCCTGCGGGCTGAAAGCAAAAGAATTTATTCATACCCTGGGAGACGCACACCTTTACAACAATCACCTGGAACAGGCACGGCTTCAGCTTACCCGCGACATCCGCAAATTACCTGTGATGAAAATTAATACGGAAGTAAATGATATTTTTAAATTCAGGTATGAGGATTTTGAACTGCAGGACTACGACCCTCACCCGCATATAAAAGCGGATGTAGCTGTTTAAGTGAACACATTTTTTACCACATAGGCACATAGGACACATAGAAACACAAAGAAAAAAAATGCAAGGAAAGAAACAAATATCCATTATTGTTGCAATCGACGATAATTACGGCATTGGTAAAGATAACAAACTGCTCTGCCACCTGACAAACGACCTGAAAAGATTTAAGCAGATCACATCAGGCAGTACGGTAGTGATGGGTAAAAACACATATTTCTCATTACCAAAGAGGCCTCTGCCAAATCGGAAAAACATAGTCATTTCTGATGATACCAACGACCATTTTGAAGGCTGTACCACTGTGTATTCTATTGATGAAGCTATAGAAAAAATGGATACTGACAAGGAAAATTTCATTATGGGAGGCGCAAGTATTTACAGGCAATTTTTCCCATTTGCTGATAAATTATACATAACAAAGATTCACGCTGCATTTGATGCTGACACTTTTTTCCCTAAAATATCACAAGATGAATGGGCGCTGATTGATGGAAGCGAAACATACACAGACCCTAATAACAATCGGAATTACAGTTATCTTATCTTCCACAGAAAATGAAAAAACTTTTTATTGTTTTTTTAATATTCTCAGCATTGTGCTCTTGCAAAAAAAAAGGTATGGAAGACCAGTTTGACATGAATCACGTAAACAGTTTTATTCATATTGAAAACTGTTCAAATGATATTTTTAAAACATTTTTATTTGCTTTGCAAAGCATGCAGGACAGTCTATTTCATCCCGGCGACAGTAATAATTTGCGCTTAAACGAAAACTGCCTTGAGGTTTCTTTGCAGCCCTTTGACACGAACACGTGGCCTAAAACATTAACTATCCATTTTTTCGAGAGTTTCTACCAGTGTAACGACGGTATTACCAAACATGGAACCCTTTCGGTGCTGGTGCCTGCTCCCTTGTTCCAACTTAACACAAAATATATCATTTCTTTCAGTAACTTTTACAG
Protein-coding regions in this window:
- a CDS encoding thymidylate synthase — encoded protein: MKQYHELLDKVLKTGVSKADRTGTGTLSIFGYQMRFDLEEGFPVLTTKKLHLRSIIHELLWFLKGDTNIEYLHENKVTIWDEWADENGDLGPVYGKQWRSWQNAEGKTIDQISELIHMIKTNPNSRRLIVNAWNVGDLEKMALPPCHILFQFYVAGGKLSCQLYQRSADIFLGVPFNIASYALFTMMIAQACGLKAKEFIHTLGDAHLYNNHLEQARLQLTRDIRKLPVMKINTEVNDIFKFRYEDFELQDYDPHPHIKADVAV
- a CDS encoding dihydrofolate reductase, with product MQGKKQISIIVAIDDNYGIGKDNKLLCHLTNDLKRFKQITSGSTVVMGKNTYFSLPKRPLPNRKNIVISDDTNDHFEGCTTVYSIDEAIEKMDTDKENFIMGGASIYRQFFPFADKLYITKIHAAFDADTFFPKISQDEWALIDGSETYTDPNNNRNYSYLIFHRK